In Pseudomonas sp. MYb327, one DNA window encodes the following:
- a CDS encoding DUF6586 family protein: MAHELYTRTNQKIYFAGLSLEALAKAEEGRAMNSLALIQAGRESTLFHLYGALLGLCHEIAGFYRLPQANAPRAELLLTREVLESIAIPEMAEMVELANNPETWLAKLLSAHAALFQPPRAPRKPKGDVTQPLILAVNLDEEEAPQELSREELESWRQNLKSLALRFREGLNEC, encoded by the coding sequence ATGGCCCACGAACTCTATACCCGTACTAATCAGAAGATTTATTTCGCCGGCCTCTCGCTGGAAGCGCTCGCCAAGGCAGAAGAGGGGCGGGCGATGAATTCCCTGGCGCTGATTCAGGCTGGACGCGAATCGACGTTGTTTCACCTGTACGGAGCGCTGCTGGGGCTGTGCCACGAAATCGCCGGTTTCTATCGCCTGCCTCAGGCCAATGCACCTCGCGCGGAGCTGCTGTTGACCCGCGAGGTGCTGGAGTCCATCGCCATTCCTGAAATGGCCGAGATGGTGGAACTGGCTAACAACCCGGAAACCTGGCTGGCCAAGCTGTTGTCGGCCCATGCGGCGTTGTTTCAACCGCCACGGGCGCCGCGTAAGCCAAAAGGCGATGTGACCCAGCCGTTGATCCTGGCGGTAAACCTGGATGAAGAAGAGGCGCCTCAGGAATTGAGTCGTGAGGAGCTGGAGAGCTGGCGTCAGAACCTTAAAAGTCTGGCGCTCCGTTTTCGCGAAGGCTTGAACGAGTGCTGA
- the topA gene encoding type I DNA topoisomerase has translation MGKSLVIVESPAKAKTINKYLGNEYVVKSSIGHIRDLPTSGSASASKEPAAKRGKAAAGEAPALSPKEKARKQLVARMGVDPDHGWKAKYEILPGKEKVIEELRRLAKDADTIYLATDLDREGEAIAWHLREAIGGDDTRYKRVVFNEITKKAIQEAFSKPGELDIDRVNAQQARRFLDRVVGYMVSPLLWAKIARGLSAGRVQSVAVKLVVEREREIRAFIPEEYWEVHADLGTAKGATVRFDVAREKGEAFKPLNEAQAMAALEKLKASSYSIVKREDKPTSSKPSAPFITSTLQQAASNRLGFGVKKTMMMAQRLYEAGYITYMRTDSTNLSADAVAMARTYIEGEFGKKYLPETPNVYSSKEGAQEAHEAIRPSDANTEPSKLSGMERDAERLYELIWRQFLACQMLPAQYLSTTVTVGAGDFELRAKGRILKFDGYTRVMPQIAKPGDDDVLPDMAQCDVMKLIKLDPTQHFTKPPARYSEASLVKEMEKRGIGRPSTYAAIISTIQDRGYVALHNRRFYSEKMGDIVTERLAESFSNLMDYGFTAGMEEHLDDVAQGERDWKNVLDEFYGDFKKKLEVAESPENGMRANQPVMTDIPCTTCGRPMQIRTASTGVFLGCSGYSLPPKERCKATVNLVPGDEIAADDEGESESLVLRGKHRCPICSTAMDAYLLDEKRKLHICGNNPDCDGYEIEEGTYRIKGYEGPSLECDKCGSEMQLKTGRFGKFFGCTNPTCKNTRKLLKSGDAAPPKMDPVKMPELKCEKVNDTYILRDGASGLFLAASQFPKNRETRAPLVLEIVPHKDEIDPKYHFLCEAPKKDPDGLPAVIRYSRKTKEQYVQTEVDGKPTGWKAFYDGGKWKVEDKRPAAKA, from the coding sequence ATGGGCAAATCGCTGGTCATTGTGGAATCCCCGGCTAAGGCCAAGACCATCAACAAGTATTTGGGCAACGAATACGTGGTGAAGTCGAGTATCGGCCATATCCGAGACCTGCCCACCAGCGGTTCGGCTAGCGCCAGCAAAGAGCCAGCCGCCAAGCGCGGCAAGGCCGCTGCGGGTGAAGCGCCGGCCCTGTCGCCGAAAGAAAAGGCGCGCAAGCAGCTGGTCGCTCGCATGGGTGTCGATCCCGATCATGGCTGGAAAGCCAAGTACGAGATCCTTCCGGGCAAGGAAAAGGTCATCGAAGAGCTGCGCCGGCTCGCCAAAGATGCTGACACCATCTATCTCGCAACCGACTTGGACCGCGAGGGGGAAGCCATTGCCTGGCACCTGCGCGAAGCCATCGGTGGTGACGACACCCGCTACAAGCGCGTGGTGTTCAACGAAATCACCAAGAAGGCGATTCAGGAAGCCTTCTCCAAGCCGGGCGAGCTGGACATCGATCGTGTCAACGCCCAGCAGGCGCGTCGTTTCCTCGACCGCGTGGTGGGTTACATGGTTTCGCCGCTGCTTTGGGCCAAGATCGCTCGCGGTCTGTCCGCTGGTCGTGTGCAATCGGTAGCCGTGAAGCTGGTGGTTGAGCGTGAGCGCGAAATACGTGCGTTCATCCCGGAAGAATACTGGGAAGTCCACGCCGACCTCGGCACTGCCAAGGGCGCAACCGTTCGTTTCGATGTGGCGCGCGAAAAAGGCGAAGCCTTCAAGCCACTGAACGAAGCTCAGGCCATGGCCGCGCTGGAGAAGCTCAAGGCTTCCAGCTACAGCATCGTCAAGCGCGAAGACAAACCGACCAGCAGCAAGCCGTCGGCGCCGTTCATTACTTCCACACTGCAGCAGGCCGCGAGCAACCGTCTGGGCTTTGGTGTGAAGAAAACCATGATGATGGCCCAGCGTCTTTACGAAGCCGGCTACATCACTTACATGCGTACCGACTCCACCAACCTCTCGGCCGATGCCGTGGCGATGGCGCGTACTTATATTGAAGGCGAGTTCGGCAAGAAGTACCTGCCGGAAACCCCGAATGTCTACAGCAGCAAGGAAGGCGCACAAGAGGCTCACGAAGCGATTCGTCCGTCCGACGCCAACACCGAGCCAAGCAAGCTGTCGGGCATGGAGCGCGACGCTGAGCGCCTCTACGAGCTGATTTGGCGCCAGTTCCTCGCTTGCCAGATGCTGCCGGCGCAATACTTGTCGACCACCGTCACCGTTGGTGCCGGCGATTTCGAGCTGCGCGCCAAGGGCCGCATCCTGAAGTTCGACGGTTACACCCGCGTCATGCCGCAAATTGCCAAGCCGGGCGATGATGATGTATTGCCGGATATGGCCCAGTGCGACGTGATGAAGCTGATCAAGCTTGATCCGACCCAGCACTTCACCAAGCCACCAGCACGTTACTCGGAAGCTAGCCTGGTAAAAGAAATGGAAAAACGCGGCATCGGTCGTCCTTCGACCTACGCTGCGATCATTTCGACCATCCAGGACCGCGGTTACGTAGCGCTGCACAACCGTCGTTTCTATTCGGAAAAGATGGGCGACATCGTTACCGAGCGTCTGGCGGAAAGCTTCTCCAACTTGATGGACTATGGCTTCACCGCCGGCATGGAAGAGCACCTCGATGACGTGGCCCAGGGCGAACGCGACTGGAAAAACGTACTCGACGAGTTCTACGGCGACTTCAAGAAAAAACTCGAAGTGGCCGAAAGCCCGGAAAACGGCATGCGTGCCAACCAACCGGTGATGACCGATATTCCGTGCACCACTTGCGGTCGTCCGATGCAGATTCGTACCGCGTCGACCGGCGTGTTCCTCGGTTGCTCGGGCTACAGTCTGCCACCGAAAGAACGCTGCAAGGCCACCGTCAACCTGGTGCCGGGCGATGAGATCGCGGCGGACGACGAGGGTGAGTCGGAGTCGCTGGTACTGCGCGGCAAGCATCGCTGCCCAATCTGCAGCACGGCGATGGACGCTTACCTGCTGGATGAGAAGCGCAAGCTGCACATCTGCGGTAACAACCCGGACTGCGACGGCTATGAGATTGAAGAAGGTACCTACCGCATCAAGGGCTACGAAGGTCCGAGTCTAGAGTGCGATAAGTGCGGCAGCGAGATGCAGCTCAAGACCGGCCGTTTCGGCAAGTTCTTCGGTTGTACCAATCCGACGTGCAAGAACACTCGCAAGCTGCTGAAAAGCGGTGACGCGGCGCCGCCGAAGATGGATCCGGTGAAGATGCCTGAGCTGAAGTGCGAAAAGGTCAACGACACCTATATCCTGCGCGACGGTGCATCAGGCCTGTTCCTGGCGGCCAGCCAGTTCCCGAAAAACCGTGAGACTCGCGCTCCGTTGGTCTTGGAAATCGTGCCGCACAAGGATGAGATCGATCCGAAGTATCACTTCCTCTGCGAAGCACCGAAGAAAGATCCGGACGGTCTGCCAGCAGTGATCCGCTACAGCCGCAAAACCAAAGAGCAATACGTACAGACAGAAGTCGACGGTAAGCCTACTGGCTGGAAGGCGTTCTACGACGGCGGTAAGTGGAAAGTTGAGGACAAGCGACCAGCCGCGAAGGCGTAA
- a CDS encoding DUF1653 domain-containing protein, protein MPIQPGLYQHYKGPQYRVFSVARHSETEEEVVFYQALYGDYGFWVRPLSMFLESVEVDGEQVPRFALVQAEPSVFSKP, encoded by the coding sequence ATGCCGATACAACCTGGGCTCTACCAACATTACAAAGGTCCGCAGTACCGTGTATTCAGTGTTGCGCGGCATTCGGAAACAGAAGAAGAAGTGGTCTTCTACCAAGCCCTGTATGGCGATTACGGCTTTTGGGTACGTCCCTTGAGCATGTTCCTGGAGTCGGTTGAAGTTGACGGCGAGCAGGTGCCACGCTTTGCTTTGGTGCAAGCTGAACCGAGTGTTTTTTCCAAGCCATAA
- the fadA gene encoding acetyl-CoA C-acyltransferase FadA yields MSLNPRDVVIVDFGRTPMGRSKGGMHRNTRAEDMSAHLISKLLERNVKVDPNEVEDVIWGCVNQTLEQGWNIARMASLMTQIPHTSAGQTVSRLCGSSMSALHTAAQAIMTGNGDVFVVGGVEHMGHVSMMHGVDPNPHMSLYAAKASGMMGLTAEMLGKMHGITREQQDAFGVRSHQLAHKATVEGKFKDEIIPMQGYDENGFLKLFDYDETIRPETTLESLAALKPAFNPKGGTVTAGTSSQITDGASCMIVMSAQRAQDLGIQPLAVIRSMAVAGVDPAIMGYGPVPATQKALKRAGLGINDIDFFELNEAFAAQALPVLKDLKVLDKMNEKVNLHGGAIALGHPFGCSGARISGTLLNVMKQNGGTFGVATMCIGLGQGISTVFERV; encoded by the coding sequence ATGAGCTTGAATCCTAGAGACGTCGTGATTGTCGACTTCGGTCGTACTCCGATGGGCCGCTCCAAGGGCGGCATGCACCGCAACACCCGCGCCGAAGACATGTCGGCGCACCTGATCAGCAAACTGCTGGAACGCAACGTCAAGGTCGATCCGAACGAAGTCGAAGACGTGATCTGGGGCTGTGTGAACCAGACCCTGGAGCAGGGCTGGAACATCGCCCGCATGGCGTCGCTGATGACCCAGATCCCGCACACCTCGGCCGGCCAAACCGTCAGTCGTCTGTGTGGCTCTTCGATGAGCGCCCTGCACACCGCTGCTCAAGCGATCATGACCGGAAACGGTGATGTGTTCGTTGTCGGCGGCGTCGAGCACATGGGCCACGTCAGCATGATGCACGGTGTCGATCCGAACCCGCACATGTCCCTGTACGCGGCGAAAGCCTCGGGCATGATGGGCCTGACCGCTGAAATGCTGGGCAAAATGCACGGCATCACTCGCGAACAACAGGACGCTTTCGGCGTGCGCTCCCACCAACTCGCCCACAAGGCGACCGTGGAAGGCAAGTTCAAAGACGAAATCATCCCGATGCAGGGCTACGACGAGAACGGTTTCCTGAAACTGTTCGACTACGACGAAACCATTCGTCCGGAAACCACCCTGGAAAGCCTGGCGGCGTTGAAGCCTGCTTTCAACCCTAAGGGCGGCACCGTGACAGCCGGTACTTCGTCGCAGATCACCGACGGTGCTTCGTGCATGATCGTGATGTCGGCGCAGCGTGCACAGGACCTGGGCATCCAGCCTCTGGCGGTGATTCGCTCGATGGCAGTGGCAGGTGTGGATCCGGCAATCATGGGCTATGGTCCAGTACCGGCCACACAAAAAGCACTGAAGCGCGCGGGCCTTGGCATCAACGATATCGACTTCTTCGAGCTCAACGAAGCTTTCGCTGCACAGGCCTTGCCAGTGCTGAAAGATCTGAAAGTGCTCGACAAGATGAACGAGAAGGTTAACCTGCACGGCGGCGCCATCGCCCTGGGTCACCCGTTCGGTTGCTCCGGTGCGCGTATCTCCGGCACTTTGCTCAATGTGATGAAGCAAAATGGCGGCACCTTCGGGGTAGCCACCATGTGCATTGGTCTCGGCCAAGGCATCTCCACCGTCTTCGAACGCGTTTAA
- the fadB gene encoding fatty acid oxidation complex subunit alpha FadB — MIYEGKAITVKALESGIVELKFDLKGESVNKFNRLTLNELRQAVDAIKADASIKGVIVSSGKDVFIVGADITEFVDNFKLPDAELVAGNLEANKIFSDFEDLNVPTVAAINGIALGGGLEMCLAADYRVMSTKAKIGLPEVKLGIYPGFGGTVRLPRLIGADNAIEWIAAGKENRPEDALKVGAVDAVVAPEKLQEAALELIKRAISGEFDYKAKRQPKLEKLKLNAIEQMMAFETAKGFVAGQAGPNYPAPVEAIKTIQKAANFGRDKALEVEAAGFVKLAKTSAAQSLVGLFLNDQELKKKAKAYDEIAKDVKQAAVLGAGIMGGGIAYQSASKGTPILMKDINEHGIEQGLAEAAKLLVGRVDKGRMTAAKMAEVLNGIRPTLSYGDFGHVDLVVEAVVENPKVKQAVLAEVEDKVKEDTILASNTSTISITLLAKALKRPENFVGMHFFNPVHMMPLVEVIRGEKSSELAIATTVAYAKKMGKNPIVVNDCPGFLVNRVLFPYFGGFAKLVSAGVDFVRIDKIMEKFGWPMGPAYLMDVVGIDTGHHGRDVMAEGFPDRMKDDRRSAVDVLYEAKRLGQKNGKGFYAYETDKKGKQKKVADPSVLEVLKPIVYEQREVTDEDIINWMMIPLCLETVRCLEDGIVETAAEADMGLVYGIGFPPFRGGALRYIDSIGVAEFVALADQYADLGALYHPTAKLREMAKNGQSFFG; from the coding sequence ATGATTTACGAAGGTAAAGCCATCACGGTTAAGGCTCTTGAAAGTGGCATCGTCGAACTGAAGTTCGACCTCAAGGGTGAGTCCGTCAACAAGTTCAACCGTCTAACCCTGAACGAACTGCGTCAGGCTGTGGACGCCATCAAGGCAGATGCTTCGATCAAGGGTGTGATCGTCAGCAGTGGCAAGGACGTGTTCATCGTCGGCGCCGACATCACCGAATTTGTCGACAACTTCAAGCTGCCGGATGCGGAGCTTGTTGCTGGCAACCTCGAAGCCAACAAGATTTTCAGCGATTTCGAAGACCTCAATGTCCCGACCGTCGCCGCGATCAACGGCATCGCTCTGGGTGGCGGGCTGGAAATGTGCCTGGCAGCGGACTACCGCGTCATGTCGACCAAGGCCAAGATCGGTCTGCCGGAAGTCAAATTGGGCATCTACCCGGGCTTCGGCGGTACCGTGCGTCTGCCGCGCCTGATCGGTGCCGACAACGCCATCGAGTGGATTGCCGCTGGCAAGGAAAACCGTCCTGAAGACGCACTGAAAGTCGGCGCTGTCGATGCCGTTGTTGCTCCTGAAAAATTGCAGGAAGCTGCGCTGGAACTGATCAAGCGCGCCATCTCCGGCGAGTTCGATTACAAGGCCAAGCGTCAGCCGAAGCTTGAAAAACTCAAGCTGAACGCTATCGAGCAAATGATGGCTTTCGAAACCGCCAAGGGTTTCGTGGCGGGTCAAGCTGGCCCGAACTACCCGGCGCCGGTTGAAGCGATCAAGACCATCCAGAAAGCCGCGAACTTCGGTCGCGACAAGGCGCTGGAAGTCGAAGCTGCCGGTTTCGTGAAACTGGCCAAGACCTCTGCCGCGCAGAGCCTGGTCGGTCTGTTCCTGAACGATCAGGAACTGAAGAAAAAAGCCAAGGCTTACGACGAAATCGCCAAAGACGTGAAGCAGGCCGCCGTATTGGGCGCCGGCATCATGGGTGGCGGCATAGCCTATCAATCGGCTTCCAAAGGCACGCCGATCCTGATGAAGGACATCAACGAGCACGGTATCGAGCAGGGTCTGGCCGAAGCCGCCAAACTGCTGGTTGGCCGCGTTGACAAAGGCCGCATGACCGCCGCGAAAATGGCAGAAGTGCTCAACGGTATTCGTCCGACCCTGTCCTACGGTGACTTCGGTCACGTGGATCTGGTGGTTGAAGCCGTCGTCGAGAACCCTAAGGTCAAGCAAGCCGTACTGGCTGAAGTTGAAGACAAGGTCAAAGAGGACACCATCCTCGCCTCGAACACCTCGACCATTTCCATCACCTTGCTGGCCAAAGCCCTCAAGCGTCCGGAAAACTTCGTCGGCATGCACTTCTTCAACCCGGTGCACATGATGCCGCTGGTGGAAGTGATCCGTGGCGAGAAGTCCAGCGAGCTGGCCATCGCCACCACCGTTGCCTACGCCAAGAAAATGGGCAAGAACCCGATCGTCGTCAACGACTGCCCGGGCTTCCTGGTCAACCGCGTCCTGTTCCCGTACTTCGGCGGCTTCGCCAAACTGGTCAGCGCCGGTGTGGACTTCGTCCGTATCGACAAGATCATGGAAAAATTCGGCTGGCCAATGGGCCCGGCGTACCTGATGGACGTGGTCGGCATCGACACCGGCCACCACGGTCGCGACGTCATGGCTGAAGGTTTCCCGGACCGCATGAAAGACGACCGTCGCTCGGCTGTTGACGTGCTCTACGAAGCCAAGCGCCTGGGCCAGAAGAACGGCAAAGGTTTCTACGCCTACGAGACGGACAAGAAGGGCAAGCAGAAGAAGGTTGCCGATCCGTCGGTACTGGAAGTGCTCAAGCCAATCGTCTACGAGCAGCGTGAAGTCACTGACGAAGACATCATCAACTGGATGATGATCCCGCTGTGCCTGGAAACCGTGCGTTGCCTGGAAGACGGCATTGTCGAAACCGCTGCCGAAGCCGACATGGGTCTGGTCTACGGTATTGGTTTCCCTCCATTCCGTGGCGGTGCGCTGCGCTACATCGATTCGATCGGTGTTGCCGAGTTCGTCGCCCTGGCTGACCAGTACGCTGATTTGGGCGCGCTGTACCACCCGACCGCGAAGCTGCGCGAAATGGCCAAAAACGGCCAGAGCTTCTTCGGTTAA
- a CDS encoding universal stress protein, which yields MPYNHILVAVDLTEECDPVIHRARELSVSNGAKLSLVHIVEPMAMAFGGDVPMDLSQLQQQQFDQAKERLDRLIVKYPELSKEYSHLTYGQPRQEIHHLAKEQGCDMIVVGSHGRHGLALLLGSTANDVLHGAPCDVLAVRLQSKS from the coding sequence ATGCCCTACAACCACATTCTGGTCGCTGTAGATCTAACCGAAGAGTGCGATCCTGTCATTCACCGCGCTCGCGAGCTCTCGGTGAGCAATGGCGCGAAGTTATCCCTGGTGCACATCGTCGAACCAATGGCCATGGCCTTTGGCGGTGACGTGCCGATGGACCTGTCACAACTGCAACAACAGCAGTTCGATCAGGCCAAGGAGCGCCTGGACCGGCTGATCGTGAAATACCCGGAGCTCTCCAAGGAATACAGCCACCTGACTTACGGCCAGCCACGCCAAGAGATTCACCACCTGGCCAAGGAGCAAGGGTGCGACATGATCGTGGTGGGCAGTCACGGGCGGCATGGCCTGGCATTGCTGCTGGGCTCCACTGCCAATGACGTCCTGCACGGTGCGCCTTGCGATGTGCTGGCGGTGCGCCTGCAAAGCAAGAGCTGA
- a CDS encoding ATP-binding cassette domain-containing protein, with protein sequence MTLLKFSDVSLAFGAMPLLDKVSWQIARGERVCIIGRNGTGKSSMMKLVKGDQKPDDGSVWRAPGLKIGELPQELPVADERTVFDVVAEGLDGVGALLAEYHHLSQNCVTDADLDKLMHVQHDLEARDGWRLQTLVDSTLSRLQLPADKTLAELSGGWRRRVLLAQALVSEPDLLLLDEPTNHLDIGAIAWLEEALKDFQGAVLFITHDRSFLQNLATRILELDRGGLIDWNGDYASFLVHKEAELAAEATANALFDKRLAQEEVWIRQGIKARRTRNEGRVRALKALRVERSERRERTGKANIQLETADKSGKQVMVLDNVSFAHPGGPFLIKDFSMVLQRGDRIGLLGANGTGKTTLLKLMLSGLQPTSGKVEEGTKIDVAYFDQLRHQLDLEKTVIDNVAEGRDFIDIDGQSRHVLSYLGDFLFSPQRARTPVKALSGGERARLLLAKLFSKPANLLVLDEPTNDLDVETLELLEEVLLTFNGTVLMVSHDRAFLDNVVTSTLVFEGEGKVREYVGGYQDWLRQGGSPRLLGVTESKSGKADLNSAVVKAEPAPVAAAVEAPAAKKKLSYKLQRELEALPGQIEAMEQQIAAVEAQMADAGFYLRPAAETAAVIAQLAQLQAELDVMVERWAELDA encoded by the coding sequence ATGACCCTGCTCAAATTCAGCGATGTGTCCCTTGCTTTCGGCGCTATGCCGTTGTTGGACAAGGTGTCCTGGCAGATCGCCCGTGGTGAGCGGGTGTGCATCATCGGCCGCAACGGCACTGGCAAGTCCAGCATGATGAAGCTCGTCAAGGGCGACCAGAAGCCCGATGACGGCTCCGTTTGGCGTGCACCCGGTCTGAAGATCGGCGAATTGCCGCAAGAATTGCCGGTAGCCGACGAGCGGACCGTGTTCGACGTGGTTGCCGAAGGCCTCGACGGTGTCGGCGCGCTGCTGGCCGAGTACCACCACCTGAGCCAGAACTGCGTCACCGACGCCGATCTGGACAAACTGATGCACGTCCAGCACGACCTCGAAGCCCGCGATGGCTGGCGCTTGCAGACCCTGGTCGACAGCACCCTGAGCCGCCTGCAATTGCCGGCCGACAAGACCCTCGCCGAATTGTCCGGCGGCTGGCGTCGTCGCGTCCTGCTGGCCCAGGCGTTGGTTTCCGAGCCGGACCTGTTGCTGCTCGACGAACCGACCAACCACCTGGACATCGGTGCCATTGCCTGGCTCGAAGAAGCGCTGAAGGATTTCCAGGGCGCCGTGCTGTTCATCACGCACGACCGTTCTTTCCTGCAAAACCTGGCGACCCGCATCCTTGAACTGGATCGCGGCGGCCTGATCGACTGGAATGGCGACTACGCCAGTTTCCTCGTACATAAAGAAGCCGAACTGGCTGCCGAAGCCACCGCCAACGCGCTGTTCGACAAGCGTCTGGCCCAGGAAGAAGTGTGGATTCGCCAAGGCATCAAGGCGCGTCGTACTCGTAACGAAGGGCGCGTGCGCGCACTCAAGGCCTTGCGCGTAGAGCGCAGCGAGCGTCGTGAGCGTACCGGCAAGGCCAACATCCAGCTGGAAACCGCCGACAAGTCCGGCAAGCAGGTGATGGTCCTCGATAATGTGAGCTTCGCTCACCCGGGCGGTCCGTTCCTGATCAAGGATTTTTCCATGGTGTTGCAGCGCGGTGACCGCATCGGTCTGCTCGGCGCCAACGGTACCGGCAAGACTACGTTGCTCAAGCTGATGCTGAGTGGTTTGCAGCCAACCAGTGGCAAGGTGGAAGAGGGCACGAAGATCGACGTCGCTTACTTCGACCAATTGCGTCATCAGCTGGATCTGGAAAAAACCGTGATCGATAACGTCGCCGAAGGTCGCGACTTTATCGATATCGACGGCCAGAGCCGCCACGTGCTGAGCTACCTCGGCGACTTCCTGTTCAGCCCACAGCGTGCCCGCACGCCGGTCAAGGCGCTGTCCGGGGGCGAGCGTGCCCGTCTGTTGCTGGCCAAACTGTTCAGCAAGCCGGCGAACCTGCTAGTCCTCGACGAACCGACCAACGACCTCGACGTCGAAACCCTCGAGCTGCTGGAAGAGGTCTTGCTGACCTTCAACGGCACCGTACTGATGGTTAGCCACGACCGGGCATTCCTCGATAACGTGGTTACCAGCACCCTGGTCTTCGAAGGTGAAGGCAAGGTTCGCGAGTACGTCGGTGGTTATCAGGACTGGCTGCGTCAGGGCGGCTCGCCGCGTCTGCTGGGCGTGACTGAAAGCAAATCCGGCAAGGCCGACCTGAATTCCGCTGTGGTAAAGGCCGAGCCTGCGCCAGTCGCGGCAGCGGTCGAAGCGCCAGCGGCGAAGAAGAAGCTCAGCTACAAGTTGCAGCGCGAGCTGGAAGCGTTGCCAGGGCAGATCGAAGCCATGGAGCAGCAGATCGCTGCCGTTGAGGCGCAGATGGCCGATGCAGGTTTTTATCTGCGTCCTGCTGCGGAAACCGCTGCGGTGATCGCTCAACTGGCGCAGTTGCAGGCTGAGCTGGACGTTATGGTCGAGCGCTGGGCCGAGCTGGATGCCTGA